One Lampris incognitus isolate fLamInc1 chromosome 18, fLamInc1.hap2, whole genome shotgun sequence genomic region harbors:
- the cct3 gene encoding T-complex protein 1 subunit gamma, with amino-acid sequence MMGQQVLVLNQNIKRESGRKVQTGNINAAKTIADVIRTCLGPRAMMKMLLDPMGGIVMTNDGNAILREIQVQHPAAKSMIEISRTQDEEVGDGTTSVIILAGEMLSVAEQFLEQQMHPTIIISAYRQALEDMVDALKDASTPVDPNDRNMMLKIINSAINTKALSRWSELACNIALDAVKTVELEENGRKEIDIKKYAKVEKVPGGIIEDSCVLRGVMVNKDVTHPRMRRMIKEPRIILLDCSLEYKKGESQTDIEISREEDFARILQMEEEYIQQICEDIIRLKPDLVFTEKGISDLAQHYLMKANITAIRRVRKTDNNRIARACGARIASRTDELREEDVGTGAGLFEVKKIGDEYFAFVTECKDPKACTILLRGASKEILAEVERNLQDAMQVCRNVLLDPFLLPGGGAVEMAVSKRLTERSRALTGVEQWPYRAVAQALEVIPRTLIQNCGASTIRVLTSLRAKHTQENSTSWGVNGETGTLEDMTALGIWEPLAVKAQTYKTAVETAILLLRIDDIVSGHKKKKGDDEQMGRGQGAE; translated from the exons ATGATGGGCCAACAGGTTTTAGTGCTCA ATCAAAATATAAAAAGAGAGTCTGGACGCAAGGTACAGACTGGCAACATTAACGCTGCTAAG ACCATAGCAGATGTCATCAGGACTTGCCTTGGCCCCCGGGCCATGATGAAG ATGCTGTTGGATCCAATGGGAGGAATTGTGATGACCAACGATGGCAACGCCATTCTGAGAGAG ATCCAGGTTCAGCACCCTGCTGCCAAGTCTATGATTGAGATCAGTCGCACCCAGGATGAGGAGGTGGGAGACGGGACCACATCAGTCATTATCCTGG CCGGGGAGATGTTGTCAGTTGCGGAGCAGTTTCTGGAGCAGCAGATGCACCCCACCATCATCATCAGTGCCTACAGACAGGCTCTGGAGGACATGGTGGACGCACTCAAAGACGCCAG TACTCCAGTGGACCCCAATGATCGCAACATGATGCTGAAAATAATTAACTCGGCCATCAACACCAAGGCACTGAGCCGCTGGTCCGAGCTGGCCTGTAACATCGCCCTGGACGCCGTGAAGACTGTGGAGCTGGAGGAGAATGGACGCAAGGAGATCGACATCAAGAAGTACGCCAAGGTGGAAAAG GTCCCGGGCGGTATCATTGAGGACTCGTGTGTGTTGCGGGGGGTGATGGTGAATAAGGACGTGACCCATCCCAGAATGAGACGAATGATCAAGGAACCTCGCATCATTCTTCTGGACTGTTCACTGGAATACAAGAAAGGAGAgagccag acagatatagagatCAGCAGAGAGGAAGACTTCGCCAGGATTCTGCAAATGGAGGAAGAGTACATCCAGCAGATCTGTGAGGACATCATCAGACTGAAACCTGACCTGGTCTTTACAGAGAAGGGGATATcag aTCTTGCACAGCACTATCTGATGAAGGCTAACATCACAGCCATACGCCGTGTCAGGAAGACTGACAACAACCGCATCGCAAG GGCATGTGGGGCTCGTATTGCCAGCCGTACAGATGAGCTGCGTGAGGAAGACGTTGGTACAGGTGCGGGGCTGTTCGAGGTGAAGAAGATTGGTGATGAGTATTTTGCCTTTGTCACGGAGTGTAAAGACCCCAAAGCATGCACCATCCTCCTGAGAGGAGCCAGCAAGGAGATCCTGGCG GAGGTAGAGAGGAACCTGCAGGATGCCATGCAGGTGTGTCGTAATGTGCTATTGGACCCGTTCCTCCTGCCAGGCGGGGGTGCTGTAGAGATGGCGGTGTCTAAACGTCTGACGGAGCGCTCCAGGGCTCTGACGGGGGTCGAACAGTGGCCGTACCGTGCTGTGGCCCAGGCCCTGGAGGTTATCCCCAGAACCCTGATCCAGAACTGTGGAGCCTCCACCATCAGGGTTCTAACCTCACTGAGG GCCAAACACACTCAGGAAAACAGCACCTCCTGGGGGGTGAACGGCGAGACAGGCACGCTAGAAGACATGACAGCCCTGGGCATCTGGGAGCCTCTGGCTGTCAAAGCCCAGACGTACAAGACCGCTGTGGAG aCGGCCATCTTGCTGCTGCGTATTGATGACATTGTCTCTGgtcacaagaagaagaaaggcgATGATGAGCAGATGGGCAGAGGGCAGGGAGCGGAGTAG